A genome region from Lucilia cuprina isolate Lc7/37 chromosome 3, ASM2204524v1, whole genome shotgun sequence includes the following:
- the LOC111686755 gene encoding receptor-mediated endocytosis protein 6 homolog — MESNTEGNLLEVMDLARTLRQEQLFIQQEQTTFAQLTEALAENSASITKLAYICAQQRRNLNDLIVSRPDLGPSLCCRRANNYANVKFVDAKKVLDYEHAIAYEDLFNYLYRSPYVLALSLATGDNLAEVTPAHMNSIIQTISTGLFGNAINTKDVEMVLKLLRELIEIQIVVSDNPRRLLRANTSTFARIYHRLNESMFSAKIFLTAALFQPIMSVLSETDTMLDVDPQKVVQSFTTKERTRRFGAETSSSYQENIDKFHIETINQLYKLANIFIDNLLYNWSLFPSTLRWLVQTMCHQLKQAHQFSDKVINEIVTDMVFTHFICPAIVSPDVMGIIDAPISEQVRFNLIQIGQIIQMLALAKYDEIDAKFSELYAKFEANNVTKLIDLLLLTQSGEDVVAILAQQSDFERTHLLVTQRELNYFTEFYRILTATDEFDISEEEKEKLRKILKHLPENSTVNGTTAEGNQNTSKSESPAKEKSKQSLKNLSKSTKSKIAKSMSFSNANGSNHNSEELNGLVNGNIALNLNGLESSSSHNSSHHSSPVRSLATEIENEPVLVFNLYNGVEQKLQPLSEEEVLKMNSIGQDISNGDLVDAENYQQESTVDKSSVVNGFDGIDGMSDILRPMHNKTTRFSLSHDDASIGNSDNLEAVSEVPSNHSVTSSLELEENAENDNLSDMVSANVSGRGTPNISGRDTPSSQVTDGESINNALPTPQMQKLISKARSDIQDKFCKFEIKKFEGDETVSIISDTWSTDVLASDSETIDATERERERNFSTPLIPAAVVLPGDNNFDVLSGAGGMRTGYLDATDQRSESNWSTDVLASDSEKLNEVDTDDNVSITARSDILDSGTVSERERNQLAAAISAPTNRQQRSSSNNAHYSAARNSRSFRSPSSNAQGVHKLPVAKAPSSGSVDDVHGSGGSSGGNASDRSQEDSAFYDAINSYDDNSASVTNNNHYHHHYRDGSSLARSSVRTSNQLENTFQQNYKSITSEKEKYNFLQAGASSSSSHRMRRQASAESSISNQSVNLEEQGAMAKVPSPFAANRKKRHQSNASNESKDLIDFSDFCDDKDLTPPSIAPPELPVLDIFQDDLVERRDRSTLQRNSGVDGRRNGIMALKGGRESSESGSNLTPSLRRHQSLNYENHEIMLNSVPKRISALPNISPQTDDDKREQQQQEQEILLLTNRTSDLNLNDSTENNGNGDPARSTPTNQNPSSSGIMVFSTAATSSNQKPTKSTGAIPKSISFDASADKAHGPSTSSSARQNRNSSRFLQDPLRANGPTTSNNLTTNSGIFNKLKQGIFKHRRGHKSRHSTATNCDDISQSSRSVSFSNNNSEVSLDIISANIPSCSTATAQERSTGYYDISEDILAKYRRKVSTSSEATNSSTGNGGGAVGGLSAGVAAKDLNGPQNGNQHTSIHDKMLAFNIIKKKIRTVLSKTDLHSGDFRHTTHTNTSPLLTYLQIQLAQAINLQNFQQISYVSEAIRCISQLEINQHTQLMEELQNDIQKRQSYLQYLMRYRQNLLMIMENIEQYESRLRSESSTCNRYLMAVCMRLFFEKRQDKIAAFQEDFARLTVSDDKIDLIEEFIESLMEELLSVGGILNGMPEWQAVEARMSLERILLQSMYQQVMFPNEDADLSRDTVLSEHIRKLQNVITPSHPALCIPQIYLSEAPWSFAQQELTFISAYKTPREKLQCVIRCISSIMSLLHMSSGRAPAADDILPVLIYVVIMANPPYLLSTVEYITCFIGEKLDGEEQFHWTLFGSVVKFIKTMDYLDQ, encoded by the exons ATGGAATCGAATACGGAAGGAAATCTTTTGGAGGTTATGGACTTGGCGCGTACTCTGCGACAAGAACAGTTGTTTATACAGCAAGAACAAACAACTTTTGCACAATTAACTGAAGCTTTAGCCGAGAATTCTGCATCAATAACAAAG TTGGCTTATATATGTGCTCAACAAAGAAGAAATCTAAATGATTTGATTGTTTCACGGCCTGACTTGGGTCCCTCATTGTGCTGTCGACGTGCTAACAATTATGCAAATGTTAAATTTGTTGATGCAAAAAAAGTGCTGGATTATgag CATGCCATAGCATATGAGGATCTCTTCAATTATCTCTACAGATCTCCTTATGTCTTGGCCTTATCCTTAGCAACTGGTGATAATTTGGCCGAAGTAACACCGGCTCACATGAATTCCATTATACAAACCATTAGCACAGGGCTATTTGGAAATGCCATTAACACAAAAGATGTTGAAATGGTTTTGAAGCTTTTACGAGAATTAATAGAAATACAAATTGTTGTTAGTGATAATCCTCGCAGATTGTTAAGAGCAAATACATCGACTTTTGCACGTATATATCATCGTCTAAATGAATCTATGTTTTcggcaaaaatatttttaacagctGCTCTTTTTCAACCAATAATGAGTGTGTTAAGTGAAACGGATACCATGTTAGATGTGGATCCTCAAAAGGTTGTGCAAAGTTTTACAACGAAAGAAAGAACAAGAAG atttggTGCCGAAACTTCATCTTCGTATCAGGAGAATATTGATAAATTTCACATCGAAACCATTAATCAATTATATAAGTTAGCCAATATATTCATAGATAACTTACTTTATAATTGGTCTTTATTTCCGTCCACTCTGAGATGGTTGGTGCAAACCATGTGTCATCAGTTAAAACAGGCTCATCAGTTTTCCGATAAAgttataaatgaaattgttaCGGATATGGTTTTTACACATTTCATTTGTCCGGCCATTGTTAGTCCTGATGTTATGGGTATAATTGATGCTCCTATTTCGGAGCAAGTGCGTTTTAATCTTATACAAATTGGTCAGATAATACAAATGTTGGCTTTAGCAAAATATGATGAAATAGATGCAAAGTTTTCCGAGCTATATGCCAAATTTGAAGCCAATAATGTTACCAAGTTAATAGATTTATTGCTACTCACACAATCTGGTGAGGATGTGGTGGCTATATTGGCTCAACAAAGTGATTTTGAGAGGACACATTTGTTGGTTACCCAAAgagaattaaattattttactgaattttatagaattttaacgGCCACAGATGAATTTGATATTTCAGAGGAAGAAAAGGAAAAgttgagaaaaattttaaagcatttgccAGAAAATTCCACCGTAAATGGTACTACCGCAGAGGGCAATCAAAACACTTCCAAGAGTGAGAGTCCCGCCAAGGAGAAATCTAAGCAATCATtgaaaaatttaagcaaatcgACTAAAAGTAAAATAGCCAAAAGTATGAGTTTTTCAAATGCTAATGGCAGTAATCACAATAGCGAAGAACTGAATGGTCTTGTCAATGGTAACAtagcattaaatttaaatggttTGGAAAGTTCTTCATCCCACAATAGTTCACACCATTCGTCCCCAGTACGATCATTAGCTACAGAAATTGAAAATGAACCAGTTTTAGTTTTCAATCTTTACAATGGAGTAGAGCAAAAATTACAACCCCTTTCGGAGGAAGAGGTTTTAAAAATGAATAGCATTGGTCAGGATATATCCAATGGAGATCTAGTAGATGCTGAAAATTATCAACAAGAGTCTACGGTAGACAAGTCCTCGGTGGTTAATGGTTTTGATGGTATCGATGGCATGTCCGATATTCTAAGGCCCATGCATAATAAAACTACCAGGTTTTCATTATCCCATGATGATGCTTCTATTGGTAATTCTGACAATTTAGAAGCTGTTAGTGAAGTGCCTTCAAATCATTCAGTAACAAGTTCTTTAGAGTTGGAAGAAAATGCCGAAAATGACAATTTGTCGGATATGGTATCGGCCAATGTTTCGGGCAGAGGTACGCCAAATATCAGCGGTAGGGATACTCCATCCTCACAGGTGACTGATGGTGAATCTATTAACAATGCTTTACCAACTCCGCAAATGCAAAAGCTAATTTCTAAAGCTCGTTCTGATATCCAGgataagttttgtaaatttgaaattaaaaagtttgAAGGTGATGAAACGGTTTCCATAATTTCGGACACTTGGTCCACCGATGTTTTGGCCAGTGATTCTGAAACTATTGATGCAACAGAACGCGAACGCgaaagaaatttttcaacacCCCTGATACCAGCTGCTGTAGTACTGCCGGGTGACAACAACTTCGATGTGCTCTCAGGAGCCGGGGGCATGAGAACCGGATATTTAGATGCTACTGATCAGAGATCAGAATCTAATTGGAGTACTGATGTCTTAGCCTCTGATTCggaaaaattaaatgaagtTGATACAGATGACAATGTGAGTATTACAGCCAGATCTGATATACTGGATTCAGGCACTGTTTCGGAAAGGGAAAGAAATCAATTGGCAGCAGCTATATCGGCACCTACAAATCGTCAACAAAGATCATCATCAAATAATGCTCATTACTCAGCAGCTCGCAATAGTCGTAGTTTTAgatctccatcatctaatgcTCAAGGAGTTCATAAACTACCCGTAGCTAAAGCACCCTCCTCTGGTAGTGTTGATGATGTTCATGGTAGTGGCGGTAGCAGTGGTGGTAATGCTAGCGATCGTTCACAAGAGGATTCAGCATTTTATGATGCCATCAATTCATATGATGACAATTCTGCTTCAGTTACAAATAACAACCATTATCATCATCACTACCGAGATGGTTCTTCATTAGCTAGAAGTTCGGTAAGAACTAGCAATCAATTGGAAAACACATTTCAACAGAACTACAAATCTATAACAAGTGAAAAAGAGAAGTACAATTTTTTACAAGCCGGCGCTTCGTCGTCCTCCTCGCATCGTATGCGGAGGCAAGCGTCTGCTGAGAGCAGTATTTCAAATCAAAGTGTAAATCTAGAAGAACAAGGAGCTATGGCGAAAGTACCATCTCCTTTTGCAGCTAATCGCAAAAAACGTCATCAAAGTAATGCCAGCAATGAGTCAAAGGATCTTAtagatttttctgatttttgtgATGATAAAGATTTGACACCACCTTCAATAGCACCTCCTGAACTACCAGTACTGGATATATTTCAAGATGATTTAGTAGAACGAAGAGATAGATCTACATTACAAAGAAATTCCGGGGTCGATGGTCGTCGAAATGGCATTATGGCTTTAAAGGGAGGACGAGAAAGTTCTGAAAGTGGTTCCAATTTGACACCTTCACTAAGAAGGCATCAatctttaaattatgaaaatcatGAAATAATGTTGAATTCTGTACCCAAGAGAATTTCGGCATTGCCAAATATTTCCCCCCAAACAGATGACGATAAGAgggaacaacagcaacaagaacaGGAGATATTACTTTTAACAAATAGAACTTCtgatttgaatttaaatgattCAACTGAAAATAATGGCAATGGTGACCCAGCTCGCAGCACACCCACCAATCAAAACCCTTCTTCATCAGGTATAATGGTTTTCTCTACAGCAGCTACTTCCAGCAACCAAAAACCTACAAAATCTACGGGAGCcataccaaaaagtataagtTTTGATGCTTCCGCCGATAAAGCTCATGGTCCATCCACATCTTCATCTGCTAGACAAAATAGAAATTCATCGCGTTTTCTGCAAGATCCCTTACGTGCCAATGGTCCAACCACCTCCAATAATTTAACAACTAATTCTGGTATATTCAATAAACTAAAACAGGGAATATTTAAACATCGACGTGGCCACAAGTCTAGACATAGTACGGCTACTAATTGTGACGATATATCACAAAGTTCTCGTAGTGTTTCATTTTCCAACAACAACTCTGAGGTTTCATTAGACATAATAAGTGCCAATATACCAAGTTGCTCAACAGCAACAGCTCAAGAACGTAGTACTGGTTATTACGATATCAGTGAAGATATTTTGGCTAAATATCGTCGCAAAGTCAGTACATCAAGTGAGGCGACAAATTCTTCAACAGGTAATGGTGGCGGGGCTGTTGGTGGCTTGTCAGCGGGAGTTGCAGCTAAAGACTTAAATGGCCCACAAAA TGGTAACCAGCATACTTCCATCCATGACAAAATGTTGGCTTTTAATATCATCAAGAAAAAAATACGCACTGTATTGTCCAAGACTGATTTGCATTCGGGAGATTTTCGTCATACAACT CATACCAACACTTCTCCCCTTTTAACATATCTACAAATACAATTGGCTCAGGctataaatttgcaaaatttccaACAAATATCGTATGTGTCCGAAGCTATACGTTGCATATCTCAACTGGAAATTAACCAGCATACACAGCTTATGGAAGAACTTCAGAATGACATACAAAAAAGACAAAGTTATTTACAGTATTTAATGCGTTATCGCCAAAATCTTCTCATGATTATGGAAAATATTGAACAGTACGAATCTCGTTTGAGAAGTGAAAGTTCAACATGTAATCGTTATCTAATGGCTGTCTGCATGCGTTTGTTTTTCGAAAAAAGACAAGATAAAATTGCAGCATTCCAAGAAGATTTTGCACGCCTGACCGTGTCAGATGATAAAATCGATTTGATTGAAGAGTTCATAGAAAGTCTAATGGAGGAATTATTATCAGTGGGAGGTATTTTAAATGGTATGCCCGAATGGCAGGCGGTGGAAGCACGTATGTCTTTGGAGAGAATATTGCTGCAGAGTATGTATCAGCAGGTTATGTTTCCCAATGAGGATGCCGATTTATCAAGAGATAC AGTTTTATCTGAACATATACGAAAACTACAAAATGTTATTACACCATCCCATCCAGCTTTATGTATACCTCAAATATATCTTTCTGAAGCTCCCTGGAGTTTTGCTCAACAAGAGTTAACTTTTATTTCTGCCTATAAAACGCCTCGCGAAAAGTTACAATGTGTCATacg atgtatatctAGTATAATGAGTTTATTGCACATGTCGAGTGGTCGAGCACCTGCTGCTGATGATATTTTGCCCGTTCttatttatgttgttataatg gCTAATCCTCCTTATTTATTATCCACTGTTGAGTATATAACATGTTTTATTGGTGAAAAACTTGATGGCGAAGAACAATTCCACTGGACCTTATTTGGTTCCGTTGTGAAATTTATAAAGACCATGGATTATTTAgatcaataa
- the LOC111686950 gene encoding DNA topoisomerase 2-binding protein 1: protein MSLDDSINAYFVTTNNASEEDKAYKDFKRALTFLQNHIPEENIRQIKASEGFPLIASGRLSKKDVFIFDRFEGDFFQQLQQTKSIIIGPPCLINCLLKNQEIPLGTSPVYTAAMRDLQISATGITPQEKEKLKGLIQWMGGHYFQNFSRSITHLISNTIKSAKYEHATLNGIPVMHTDWVQRVWERSCAAEDISATDEEFDKYKLPIFFGTNITCTGLENDKKNEVMRLVNENGGTYHRAFRSQLVDIVITEKDKTNSEKYAAAVRYKKDILLPEWIFDSVQKGFALPTKPYQVKSLKVSTPTKTDQSIADFTAADNTHLSDISRISTLGSKRFNHDASTVNDTICSAMNDTQSGPTFVAPAAPISKDLKKDLLKKAGSGTHYKLVYEEICPKKAKKAGSFLDGCCIYLSGFRSEEREKLNRILNVGGATRYDVVNEKITHIIVGQLDDNEFKAWKKDNLLTAVNIVRLDWLQESIKLKQPASEAIYRVSLPTSREPDAPSPSSKKTLRSMNHSFKQPEKPIKKKLFSKDSEKDDEPASQTNTTMQPPIASSTEHPVEADEQDLIAQYSQENVPQAAIPLPQTSMHNDESLAYPMACSTQLTPNETAAPQPQAAPVQANPSDLTDGTGITIDYENLDFFQGSSLYIDKDHFPEEFYTQMISECEAAQGNVVPSTFRDPVDYAIVSFENTFDPSKLPVKARHIVTELYVESCMKANKLVPIEYFHKHIPHTADSRPLEGMTIVISIYSLLERDFIDSIAQLLGANVNKTFVKKEKPLLICPTAEGSKYEGAIKWRYPVVTSEWLLQCAKEGKKVPYNVYLVGDSPDDFPISPTLRERNTSKTETKVTPTTPITPINMDVDAVENNAESVENLRQNSASTNTAETFTPLRNKRVSELAGPGRNTRQSLSNTNNMGPESPHTPTNNYPQASYNFDFMEMILGEIDNEEERECLREVINEMKNNQTPELERIRRQACTPINRKLPTPKGIPDFCTTPEFEKRMADEFERRWRLPTKKMKPDTPIDEIRRRVMRATCKAMGIPYSDEDDEQPGTSSGKKSSRKIIDSNSTTPLNNKVTRSSTIAPRSIFAHNTSNNNTSINNTKAEDNETFNLPTNETRKSDTFVPSTQSPNTSLTRRSMSNTTASPSGLGQRASLVGKSTINFDKISFEETNVAENATTTKARPSINATASPEIKQITDYLRNCDSRRQSLKRSRQNIDRPQSPVESMETEAHYVQPFESEQLHTQDLVGWRDPAEFGAQRRSKITEKSMQYQGTPRFSISCSDEETRDDVIGKILQLGGEVCENLVNFDPECTHFVCEKPNRGEKMLGCISSGKWVLSIKYVEECFAKDVFIDEELYEWGNCKALNLPQLSPDEQVIASAAHRWRKQLATDVHGNRNGAFTGIKAILRISGRNIDALKNVIKAGKGEIIEASSPYSSCSQSSTASHCFVDVKKCPLNQEDYRFLKNHDIFVLSQMYINAFLMNGADVDMSKYEINM, encoded by the exons atgagttTGGACGATTCAATAAATGCATATTTTGTTACCACAAATAATGCTTCTGAGGAAGACAAAGCCTACAAAGACTTTAAGCGAGCACTGACATTCCTACAAAATCATATTCCTGAAGAGAATATACGACAAATAAAGGCCAGTGAAGGATTTCCCCTGATAGCCTCTGGTAGGCTATCAAAAAAAGATGTTTTCATATTTGATCGTTTCGAGGGTGATTTCTTTCAACAATTACAGCAGACAAAATCAATTATAATTGGGCCACCATGTCTGATCAATTGTTTGCTAAAAAATCAAGAGATACCCTTGGGTACCAGTCCCGTGTATACGGCAGCCATGCGAGATTTACAAATATCGGCGACTGGCATTACAccacaagaaaaagaaaagttgaAGGGTTTAATTCAATGGATGGGTGGTCATTATTTTCAGAATTTTAGTCGTTCCATTACACATTTAATATCGAATACCATTAAATCAGCCAAATATGAACATGCCACATTGAATGGTATACCCGTGATGCATACTGATTGGGTTCAGCGCGTTTGGGAGCGGAGTTGTGCGGCTGAGGATATTTCGGCCACAGATGAGGAATTTGATAAATATAAGTTGCCTATATTCTTTGGTACGAATATTACGTGTACTGGATTAGAGAATGATAAAAAGAATGAG gtCATGCGCCTGGTTAACGAAAATGGTGGTACCTACCATCGTGCTTTTCGTTCTCAATTAGTTGATATTGTTATAACCGAAAAGGATAAAACTAATTCTGAAAAATATGCAGCTGCAGTACGATATAAAAAAGACATACTCTTACCCGAATGGATATTTGATAGTGTACAAAAGGGCTTTGCTTTGCCCACGAAACCGTATCAAGTAAAATCATTAAAAGTTTCAACGCCCACCAAAACCGATCAAAGTATAGCAGATTTTACGGCAGCCGATAATACACATCTATCGGATATATCACGTATAAGTACGCTGGGTTCGAAGCGTTTTAATCATGATGCAAGTACTGTTAATGACACCATTTGTTCGGCTATGAATGACACACAAAGTGGTCCAACATTTGTAGCGCCAGCAGCTCCCATatctaaagatttaaaaaaagatcTATTGAAAAAAGCTGGTTCTGGTACACATTACAAATTGGTGTATGAGGAAATATGCCCTAAGAAGGCTAAAAAGGCTGGAAGCTTTTTAGATGGTTGTTGTATATACTTGAGTGGTTTTCGTTCGGAAGAGAGGGAGAAATTAAATCGTATTTTAAATGTAGGCGGGGCCACACGTTATGACGTAGTCAATGAGAAGATAACTCACATAATAGTTGGTCAATTAGATGATAATGAATTTAAAGCCTGGAAAAAGGATAATTTACTAACAG CGGTTAATATTGTACGTTTGGATTGGCTGCAGGAGAGCATTAAACTCAAACAACCCGCTAGTGAAGCCATATATCGAGTTTCTTTACCAACTTCTAGAGAACCAGATGCTCCTTCTCCCTCATCGAAAAAAACTTTGCGTTCAATGAATCATAGTTTCAAACAACCAGAAAAAcccattaaaaagaaattattctcTAAAGATTCTGAAAAAGATGATGAACCGGCTTCGCAAACAAATACCACTATGCAACCACCGATTGCCTCATCAACGGAACATCCTGTGGAAGCAGATGAACAAGATTTAATTGCACAATATTCCCAGGAAAATGTACCGCAGGCTGCCATACCTCTACCACAAACTTCTATGCATAATGATGAGTCTTTGGCTTATCCAATGGCTTGTTCCACTCAACTTACACCCAATGAAACAGCAGCGCCTCAGCCTCAAGCTGCCCCCGTGCAAGCTAATCCTTCAGATTTAACCGATGGTACTGGTATTACTATCGACTAtgagaatttagattttttccaaGGTTCATCTTTGTACATTGATAAAGATCATTTTCCTGAAGAATTCTATACACAAATGATAAGTGAGTGTGAGGCAGCTCAAGGTAATGTGGTGCCCTCCACATTTCGAGATCCAGTTGATTATGCAATCGTATCATTTGAAAATACTTTCGATCCAAGTAAATTGCCTGTTAAAGCCAGACATATTGTAACTGAATTATATGTG GAAAGTTGTATGAAAGCCAACAAATTAGTTCCCATTGAATATTTCCACAAACACATACCACACACGGCCGATTCTCGTCCTCTAGAGGGCATGACAATTGTTATTTCTATTTACTCTCTCTTAGAAAGAGATTTTATAGATTCTATTGCTCAATTATTGGGAGCAAATGTGaataaaacatttgtaaagAAAGAAAAGCCTCTATTAATATGTCCCACTGCTGAAGGATCAAAATATGAAGGTGCCATTAAATGGCGTTATCCTGTTGTAACGTCTGAATGGCTGCTGCAATGTGCTAAAGAAGGAAAGAAAGTTCCTTATAATGTATATTTAGTAGGTGATAGTCCAGACGATTTTCCCATATCACCCACCTTAAGAGAGCGCAACACAAGTAAGACTGAAACTAAAGTAACTCCTACCACTCCTATAACACCCATTAATATGGACGTTGATGCTGTTGAAAACAATGCGGAAAGTGTTGAAAATTTAAGGCAAAATAGTGCAAGTACAAATACTGCAGAGACTTTTACACCCTTAAGGAATAAAAGAGTTTCGGAACTGGCTGGACCTGGCCGTAACACTAGGCAATCTTTATCGAATACAAATAACATGGGTCCAGAATCTCCACACACACCCACTAATAATTATCCACAGGCTTCttacaattttgattttatggAAATGATTCTGGGAGAAATAGACAATGAAGAAGAACGTGAGTGTTTAAGAGAAgttattaatgaaatgaaaaataatcaaaCTCCTGAACTGGAGCGCATACGTAGACAGGCCTGTACTCCAATTAATCGCAAGTTACCAACACCTAAGGGAATACCAGATTTTTGTACTACACCCGAGTTCGAAAAACGTATGGCTGATGAGTTTGAAAGACGCTGGCGTTTGCCCACTAAGAAAATGAAACCCGATACTCCGATAGATGAAATACGTAGACGTGTAATGCGGGCAACATGCAAAGCTATGGGTATACCATATAGTGATGAGGATGATGAACAACCTGGAACATCTTCAGGCAAAAAATCTTCTAGAAAAATTATAGATTCAAATTCCACCACCCCGTTAAATAATAAAGTTACTCGCAGTTCAACTATAGCTCCTAGGTCTATATTTGCACATAATACATCCAATAACAATACTTCTATCAATAACACTAAGGCCGAAGACAATGAAACATTCAATTTACCAACGAATGAAACCAGGAAATCAGACACATTTGTACCCAGCACACAAAGTCCCAACACTTCATTAACCAGACGTAGTATGTCAAATACAACAGCGTCGCCTAGTGGTTTAGGACAGAGAGCTTCATTGGTTGGTAAATCAActattaattttgataaaatcagTTTCGAAGAGACAAATGTAGCAGAAAATGCCACGACCACAAAGGCAAGACCATCTATTAATGCCACTGCCTCTccagaaattaaacaaattaccgATTATCTACGTAATTGCGACTCCAGGCGTCAGAGTTTAAAACGTTCCCGTCAAAATATCGATCGTCCGCAATCACCTGTAGAATCTATGGAAACAGAGGCTCATTATGTGCAACCATTTGAATCAGAACAATTACATACTCAAGATTTGGTGGGATGGCGTGATCCGGCTGAATTCGGAGCCCAAAGACGTTCGAAAATTACAGAAAAGTCTATGCAATACCAAGGAACTCCTCGTTTTAGTATTTCCTGTTCGGATGAGGAAACCAGAGACGATGTTATTggtaaaatattacaattggGAGGAGAG GTCTGCGAGAATTTGGTGAATTTTGATCCAGAATGTACACACTTTGTTTGCGAAAAACCCAATCGTGGCGAAAAAATGTTAGGTTGTATTTCCTCAGGCAAATGGGTTTTGAGTATCAAGTACGTTGAAGAATGTTTTGCCAAGGATGTTTTCATCGATGAAGAGCTCTATGAATGGGGCAATTGTAAAGCTCTCAATCTGCCACAGTTATCTCCTGATGAACAGGTTATTGCTTCAGCAGCACATCGTTGGCGCAAACAATTAGCCACCGATGTCCATGGTAATCGTAATGGTGCTTTCACTGGCATTAAAGCCATTTTACGCATCTCAGGCCGTAACATAGATGCCCTAAAGAATGTTATTAAGGCGGGTAAAGGGGAAATTATTGAAGCATCATCTCCTTACTCCAGCTGTTCGCAGTCGTCTACAGCTTCTCATTGTTTTGTCGATGTTAAAAAGTGTCCCTTAAATCAGGAAGACTatcgttttttgaaaaatcatgaCATCTTCGTTTTATCTCAAATGTACATTAACGCCTTCTTGATGAATGGCGCTGATGTGGACATGTCTAAATATGAGATAAATATGTAG